A region of the Ranitomeya imitator isolate aRanImi1 chromosome 10, aRanImi1.pri, whole genome shotgun sequence genome:
CCAGGACTCGGTCTCAACCCCTTAGTTCCAGTAACGAGAAATCTTAACACATCAGCACTAGTCATTGAGGACAATTGTAGCTTACAGCTTAGTGTGAATAGTTTGGGGAAGGCGTTGTTCTGTTATCCATacctgtgcccagtgcacaaggtccataacTGTTAATGCTAATAATGACTGATGCAAAGAAAATATCTACCGTATTTTAAATTGGTTGTTGAGGACTCATAGGTAGTCAATGTAAGACAGGTGGAGGCCAGACACCCAACATGCTCCTATGGCTTCCAAATGGAAACGGTGGGTGAACCCGAAACCAATCCTGTGGATTGGTCTTCGATATGCCTGTCCTGGACAACCActtaaaattttatatatatattttaacaatACATACTGAATTCTTTGTAAGTGATAATTCATTTATTAATTTTAATAATGATTTATACTGTATATGTCATCTCCATTCCCTACTTAACTGGAGGAGGAATTTCCTGTTTTATTGAACCTGAAGAAGGAGTCGAACAGGTTCTGCGTAGTATGAATAAAAATCCCATTCATGCATCTCCAGTCTCCACATTTCTTGGCAGCGCCTGGGAATTGTGGATCTTTTCTCAAGTATCctcatcttcaaaatttaaatatgcTTAAATGCTACAGACACGACATTTACTTTTCTTTATCTGAAGAAATTGGGTGCCAGCAATAGAGATGAGagatacaaaaaaaaagaattatctGATCAACATCACACTTCTATGCCTGTGACCTGCTATAGGCATtatttgtcatgatccaggccagggtttgtttcttgttatttttctccccggtctggtcatgcgggagttaaccttctctgcctcgttAAGGGTACTGTGTGGCTATTTCAGACTGCTGTGGCCTGCAGGCCAatatcagtgatagttcatgctcccaggttagagcagctgaccccttgataccgtgTTTGTCCTCTGCCTGTGTACTCTGTTCctgtgacttccctttcctgccacATTGCTTTGTCTTAGTGTTtgctccctgttcttggacctcttggtatgtgaccTGGCTTGTCatctgacctgttttactgtctctcgTCTCGGTTATATCTGCTCCCATCTGGCTTTGACTTCTGtcttgtatttgaccacgtgtgttatgacctggtggttaggagcacctggaatgacctgatagttaaacctcatacaggacgagctctgggatgtggaagctctgctgaccgcaagcctaatcctatcacacacactaaaaatagccgtggagcgctcctgaccagacctaggcgcctcgtcacagcctaagaactatctagccctagagatagaaaataaagcctaccttgcctcagagaaattccccaaaggtaaaggaagccccccacatatattgactgtgagtaagatgaaagtcacaaacgcagagatgaaacaggtttcagcaaagggaggtcagacttactaaatagatagaggataggaaaggtaactttgcgatcagcacaaaaacctacaaaagaccacgcagagtgtgcaaaaaagacctccgcaccgactcacggtgcggaggggccactctgcatcccagagcttccagctagcaagacaaaatcatgaaaaccagctggacaagaaaacagagaacaaaataagactataaggaacttagcttctgcaggagaaggcaggtcaccagagagatccaggagcgaactgaacgaatgcaaaaacattgccagctggcctggagtaacgatctgagaggagttaaatagagcagccaaccaaaggataacccacgtcacctgtgtaaggaacctcagaagaagcagctccactcacagccaccagagggagcccatagacagaactcaccgaagtaccattcacgaccacaggagggagttcgacaacagaattcacaacacacgtgtattgctgtgacctttgGTATTACTTGTCCTGACGGTTTCTGACtcggctcgtctgaccactctttcgccacttggtggcgcttgtgctgctgctcagtgttgctgcgctgtgtgtgcaacctctcttccttcaccagcatcccctggtggaggttgcgctatactgcactgcagcagcttaCATTATCACTGACTATACATGTAAAGGGAAGTCACATGAACAGAGTACACGGGCAGAGAACAAGCACGGTATCAAGggatcagctgctctagcctgggagcgTGAACTATCACTGAGATTGGTCTCcaggccacagcagactgaaatagccacacagagcccaaaacgaggcagagaaggttaacccccgcatgacctgaccggggagaaaataacaagaatcaaaccccggcctggatcatgacattaTTCACACTAGTTTCATAGCTTATATTGTTTTTGTTTCCAAACTGTTACCAATAGACACCATTAAGTTTTAATGGAGCTTTATCCCAGTATTCGTTGACAACAAGTTTAGCTCTACAAACTGCATTATTCTTGCAgtcaaaaatattaaaataaccgaTAGAACCCCAATGGATCATGTATAAACAGAAGTAGGGTATAAATCGCAGGTAgcttgcaggatcagactacacaaagtttatttgtagtctgttaccatggaaacaaGTAAATTCTATGTGTACATCGAAAGAACCAGTTGGTTTTTGAAGCTGCACGTTTCAGCAAATGCTGAATTCTTTCAACTAATCCTATAAAAGAAAAGTGAATGTATCATTTTCTTCTGTTAATGTCAAACAATCATTGAATCTCTTTAATTTAAtttagtaaaaaaagaaaatgaaaaaaaggttAGTGTGGGTGAATACTTTTTATAGAAGAAAGTTTAATAATTGACGTATTCTCAACTCTATAAATCACTTTTCGTTTGCCGCTTCCATATAAACATTTGTGTTCCACCCCAGTTACTGACCATCCACAGTCAAAGGAAAACTTGTTTGCAGAGACTGAGGTTTCTTGTAACTAAGAATGTTTTTTTTCCGTCTTTCCCTGGCATGCAGGGTGAGCCGCTTCTAAAAATGATATGTTCTTCTCACTGACATAATAGCGTCTGATTTTACCCGGGAGTACACGGACGGACTAGGTTTTCTGATGCTCAATATTTCCCTGGGCTTTATATAGATGGTGGCGGTAGAGGAATTTGCTGATTATTATTTAAACAGACTGTTAATAGTTAATAATAGAAGTATAAGTAATACTTTTGCAGCACTGAACGCTGGGTATGAAAATAACAAGCACATGAATTTTATTTTTTGACCAAGAGTAATAATTTACATGGAGAACAGAGAAGCATCCCATGTGGTCCATAGACTCAATGTCTCCAACCTTAGGTGACTCCTCATGGGCGGGGCAGACTTGCAGAGGAGTAGGGTGTGGCATTGTGAATTAACTCCAAAAGTgagatactatttttttttttaccatgagtAATAATTTTATATTAACCAAAGAAACAGCCCTTGCCATCTATACACAGAAGATCTCCAGCTCCGGTGACTCCTCGTGGGCAGGTCAGAACTGAAAAGGGGGAGGGTGtagtattagttttttttttttaacgatgtTTTCCTGCATTTTTAATTTTAGTATGAAATTAATCAAGGAGGCAAAGTTGTGACTTGTATACTACTGGTGTTTTCTTAACTGACAGAGGGGCCTTTTTCATCCCTCCAAGAGGCAACTGCTTCTTCTGCACCCCTAAATTTAGACTGGCTTCGTAGGGTGCACTGATAGGGGTCCCACTATATAAAGCAATTGCCTAGAATATTTTTGGCTTTTCAGAATAGGCAACGTGTAATACCACAATACCGCATTTCGAAGACGTTAATATAGGGCAGTGACAGATTCCACCATACCCCATCAATTACCACACGACATGTGATCTCTAGTGTGAAACTGATTGATTGGAAGAAGAAGGCGGACAGAGGCCTTTAAGTAGGTGTGAGGGTCATAACATTCTCAAATAGGTCCCTGGGCCAAACAATAGTTTTGGCCTCTCCTTCTTATCTGCCGTTGCCTGTATTCAGTCAACATTTATGATTTTGTGGCTACAAAAATCTATAGATTCAAGATTCTTGGGTGTTTTAGTTGCAAGTCTTAAAGAATAATCGTCATTTTGTAGTATATCTTATCCGAGAAATCTGCCTTTTTATCCTCCAGAATTGATCCTTCACTTCCAATTCATGAGTAAAATTGGTATTCAGTGGAGACAGATTGTGTTATTACCGAGAtgagagatgacagttggtgcttgtaaAATTCGATGGAGGATGGAggatctagaggcagacacagacattctagggaggagctagaggcagacacagacattctagggaggagctagaggcagacacagacattctagggaggagctagaggcagacacagacattctatggaggagctagaggcagacacagacattctagggaggagctagaggcagacacagacattctagggaggagctggaggcagacacagacattctggggaggagttagaggcagacacagacattctagggaggagctagaggcagacacagacattctggggaggagctagaggcagacacagacattctagggaggagctagaggcagacacagacattctagggaggagctagaggcagacacagacattctagggaggagctagaggaacacacagacattctagggaggagctagaggcagacacagacattctacggaggagctagaggcagagaaaggcattctagggagaagctagaggcagacacagacattctagggaggagctagaggcagacacagacattctatggaggagctagaggcagacacagacattctatggaggagctagaggcagacacagacattctagggagaagctagaggcagacacagacattctagggaggagctagaggcagacacagacattctagggagaagctagaggcagacacagacattctatggaggagctagaggcagacacagacattctagggagaagctagaggcagacacagacattctatggaggagctagaggcagacacagacattctagggaggagctagaggcagacacagacattctagggaggagctagaggcagagaaaggcattctagggaggagctagaggcagacacagacattctagggaggagctagaggcagacacagacattctagggaggagctagaggcagacacagacattctagggaggagctagaggaacacacagacattctagggaggagctagaggcagacacagacattctagggaggagctagaggcagatacagacattctagggaggagctagaggaacacacagacattctagggaggagctagaggcagacacagacattctagggaggagctagaggcagacagacattctatggaggagctagaggcagacacagacattctagggaggagctagaggcagacacagacattctagggaggagctagaggcagacacagacattctagggaggagctagaggaacacacagacattctatggaggagctagaggcagacacagacattctagggaggagctagaggcagacacagacattctagggaggagctagaggcagacacagacattctagggaggagctagaggcagacacagacattctagggaggagctagaggcagacagacattctagggaggagctagaggcacacagacattctagggaggagctagaggcacacacagacattctggggaggagctagaggcagacacagatattctagggaggagctagaggcagacacagacattctagggaggagctagagacagacacagacattctagggaggagctagaggcacacacagacattctggggaggagctagaggcagacacagacattctagggaggagctagaggcagacacagacattctagggaggagctagaggcagacacagacattctagggaggagctagagggagacacaggcattctggggaggagctagaggcagacacagacattctagggaagagctagaggcagacagacattctagggaggagctagaggcagacacagacattctggggaggagctagaggcagacacaggcattctaggaaggagctagaggcaaagacagacattctagggaggagctagaggcaaacacagacaatctagggaggagctagaggcaaagaCAGACAttcaggggaggagctagaggcagacagacattctagggaggagctagaaggcagacacagacaatctagggaggagctagaggcagacacagacattctatggaggagctagaggcagacacagacattctagggaggagctagagacagacacagacattctagggaggagctagaggcagacacagacattctggggaggagctagaggcagacacagacattctggggaggagctagaggcagacacagacattctggggaggagctagaggcagacacagacattcttgtGCAAGTTCTGAATCAACAGTTATCCATAGAACCTTATGGGCATCAACAGCCACCTCCTATCTCAGCAATGGAAAAATATGTATTCACTGAATGCACATGAATTGAGAAGGTTTGAGAATGAgagatcaatccaggaggagaaagaagcagatttctctgataagatatattacaaagtttcttattttcaagtATGccaatgagatatatatatatatttaataataaaAGATGATTACTCTTTAAACCTCTGGCCTTCTGGAGTAAGGTGTGCCAAATCGATTAAGAGTagggataataatctttattttttatatagcgctaacatattccgcagcgctttacatttttttgcacacattatcatcactgtccccgatggggctcacaatctaaattccctatcagcatgtctttttagaatgtgggaggaaaccggagtgcccggaggaaacccacgcaaacacggagagaacatacaaactctttgcagatgttgtccttggtggggttcgaacccaggactccagcgctgcaaggctgctgtgctaaccactgcgccaccgtgccgccctatgaGCGGACATGTGGACGTTCGGGTTCGTCGGTTTTGAGTGAACTTTATTCCAAGGTTCGGTTCTGGTACCAGAACGGTACCAAACTTGATCCcgaaccccatagaagtcaatggggactctctctccctctttctcttggGACTGTTAACAGGACACCATTTTTCCAGGCTCTTTTTATGTTGTACCTGTTTCCTTCCCTTCCTTGTCCTGCAGCATAAACGAGTTTAGTATCTTCTATTAGTAAGGATCGCTCTTGATCAGAAACGGGTCATCAATTTATCTCGGTTTGAATAAATCTGTATTTTACCATACATACATCCTTTTGGATGCTGAATTTATTCCTTCCCAGCAGTATCTCTCAGTAAGGCCCAGAAAATGAAATTATTCCAGTTCCATATATCTGCGGCTTGTCTTTAATTAATATTTTGTGTTTCCAGTTGTAACTTTAGAGGATAATGAAGCAGAAACATTGGATGTTACAGAGAAAACCTTCACAGACTCGACAGAAACTCAAACTCAAGTGAGTACAGAATGCAAAAAAACATTCAGCTCGTAAGATCCAGAATAATCCTTTTTCTCTATCCTGACTCCCACTTTAGTTTAGGTTAAGGAGCACTGTGTGATTTCTATACATTGCCCAAACACCCGGTTATGACCTATGTAAagagtccttaaagggaatctgtccggaggtttttgccacctaatctgagagcagcgtgatATAGAGACAGAAACCGTGATTACAGTGAGGTATcatttactgggctacttgctgtagttttcacACAATCACAGTTTTAAAAGCACCTTCTGTCATGTAGTCCTCTATATTTTTCAGCTCTGTACAACCCCACCCCCAACAGTTATTGGCAGTTTTCTACCAATGCACAGTCTACACCAATCacaggtgtgggcggggttatacagagctcagcattcagatgactggtagatctgcagaagagaaaactgtgatttttatcaaaactgcagcaagcagcccagtaagtgacatatattTGGATTCGGGGTCTCTGCCTCTATTTCATGCTGCTCCCAGATGGGGTAACAAAAacaatgtgacacattccctttaaacggGCCATCAATATTTATGGGGGTCTAAATCCCGTAATTCCTGCCAATCAGCTGAGTGACACTCACCACCTTCTCAGTTTATCACCAGTCTATCTCACATTATACCTACATATCCTCTGTAACAGCCCCCACCTTCACTCAGCAGGGGTGCTGATAGTTCTCCAACCAAATATTGATGTCCTATCCTTGATTGTATATCCATGCACGGTCCTGTACGTAGCTGAAGTAGGGGGCCACATCATGTCTTATGTTGATCGGTGATGATCCCTGAGGGATGCTGAATAGATCTACACTGATGGTTGGAGAAACAGCTACAGCTATGGTGGAGGGACAGCAGATGACACTGTCTTAGCTGTTCCAGTATATTGATATTTGTAGTAGTTCCTATAGACTGCATCGTATGACCCTGGCCCatgggccacatccggccctctggctgttccagtccgGCACGCGGACAAAAACAACCAAAGGGTGTAATCTTCCATATTGATGATGAAGAAGATAATGGTTACTGTATGTGCCAGGTAAAACAGTTAATTATTCCACAATACCTGAGTGCTGAATGATTCTGCTGAAATCCACAATATTTCTTAGGAaagtccaccaactgaaatttctgAACAACCCCCTTTAAGACAAATGTTGCCCTTCTAGGTAAAATTTCAACCTGAATTTTCTTATTAATCTTTTCTTATTTAGACTCTTGAGACAGACCTCAATGTGACCAGTCTGTATGGTAGCAGCACAGCCAGATCCTTCACTGCGGAAACAGACACACAGAGCTTGGAAAACACAACATATAATACAGTGGTTATAGAAGATCCTGAAGGTATGATGTTTTACAGCTCCTGAGCCACAGCCTGCAACataccccagagctggattcacaattCTGCTAGTTGCTAGAGGAAGTGGTCAACACTCAGCTGAGCATCAATGTTCTGTGCTGCTTTGCATTTAGGGATACATTTGTGGATTAGATTCCTGCTTTTCCCCAAAATTTTAAGTCTGTACTGtatagtggcttgtgaaagtattcacccacaCCAGGTAAATGCtacgtctggcaccaaaccaacacagctcatcaccccaagaacagcaTCCCTAAagtgagacatggtggtggcagcatcatgctgtggggatgtttttcagcagcagggacagggaaaatgatcTGAGTTgagggggaagatggatggtgcgaaatacagggatattcttgagcaaaacctgtttcagtctgacagtaaattgagactgggacagaggttcaccttccaacaagacaatgctcCAAAGcagactgctaaagcaacacttgagtggttttaaggggaaatgtgtaaatgttttggagtggcctagtcaaaacccagaccttaatccaattgagaatctatggtcagacttgaagattgctgttcaccagaggaaacatctaacgtgaaggagctagagcagttttgccttgaggaatgggaaaaAAATCCCTGTTGcaagtgtgatgccccagggtcctggtcgtcacagtgacattgctttcctcatggggagagtgatgttatgcttggaagcgatgaaggatatctctctatcaggtaatcacaatgcacacaacatgttcacactccagaccacatgggggagcttttgatcctattcctaggtgactcccctatatatattgtggtatgGAGGGAaagtcagagagagacagaggagagtgcAGATCAACATAGAATGTCAGgaggtctgaaggggccctgtagtctgaaTTACTACAGCACCTGGaggaagagacatacagaaggaaaggacatcgttcagtgagcttaaaggagagcgaagcacaggagagtgacatcaggggagaccagctgcgaacgagctgcctccctctgaagcgcagataaccggtagccggaacaccgtggttgtaagggactctacgacttacagcagagaccggcaggacagctgaactgcaagttacctgtccgcctcaatacccaggaggcataGTGACGCATAGAGCCCGGGGAATgaaagtccctgtaaaaaggctcgagtcacctgccatatgggtttgtgtcctatcccatatgggggacagagaaaaacagtgaggaccttatctgaagccataggcagtaaggaactacaacaccaccgcgctagaggacggcttttaactccacctgctaaaggggaactctggatttgtttccaagccggccagaccctgcctgccctgtgatctgataccctggactgtggctgcatgaagtcttcagtaaaccaggtaaagagactgcaaacctgtgtcctcgttctttactgcaccatcttccatctacacaccaggagctctggggacctacttcacctgtgggaagttataccatctagctgccataacatcaccccagaggacccctttaagcagcgtcgatccccactgaccgaataccacaggtggcgtcacgaacataaactttattcaatttccgttTTACATGGGCgcgcagggccacggactgggtcgccaccgtgacatccccttgtgaacaccggacccggtgccgggtacctcacggccctggcgggcgactcacaagaCGTGGAAACCTCAtatagacttatccaaagtgactcacagctgtaattgctgcataagcatgctccacaaagtactgacttaAGCAGGAGAATAGTTATatgcactgaagttttcagttattttgtcctttttgttgtttgcttcacaggttgtgaggtagcaaagcaTGGAAAATGCTAAAGGAGGTGAATACGCTGACAAGCCACTGTAGATATCTATAGCTATGACAATCATGGTGATTGCAAACTCTTAAAAAAGATTAAATGTTCGATTCATCAAGATCAGGAGAGGGATGGAGAGTGAGGCTCCTGATTAGGTTTGGATGCAGTGTGAAGCTCCTGATTGGGATGGaatggagtgtgagcctcctgattGGGATAGgatggagtgtgaggctcctgatTGGGACGGGATGGAGTGAGGTACCTGATTAGGACGGgatggagtgtgaggctcctgatTGGGACGAgatggagtgtgaggctcctgatTAGGACGGGATGGAGTGAGGCTCCTGATTGGGATAGgatggagtgtgaggctcctgatTGGGACGGGATGGAGTGAGGCTCCTGATTGGGATAGgatggagtgtgaggctcctgatTGGGACGGGATGGAGTGAGGCACCTGATTGGGATAGgatggagtgtgaggctcctgatTAGGACGGgatggagtgtgaggctcctgatTGGGACGAgatggagtgtgaggctcctgaGTGGGACGGGATGGAGTGTGTGGCTCCTGATTGGGACGCAATGGAGAGTGAGCCTCCTGATTGGGATGGGATGGTGAGTGAGCCTCCTGATTGGGACGTGATGGAGAGTGAGGCTCCTGATTGGGATAGgatggagtgtgaggctcctgatTGGGACGGGATGGAGTGAGGCACCTGATTAGGACGGgatggagtgtgaggctcctgatTGGGACGAGATGGAGTGTGTGGCTCCTGATTGGGACGCAATGGAGAGTGA
Encoded here:
- the PDPN gene encoding podoplanin — protein: MLKAQGLLCLLVGLALRAACAEVVTLEDNEAETLDVTEKTFTDSTETQTQTLETDLNVTSLYGSSTARSFTAETDTQSLENTTYNTVVIEDPEGGLDLGTLVGIVAGIVSIFGISAMITILIIRKMGRYSP